Proteins from one Bacteroidota bacterium genomic window:
- a CDS encoding helix-turn-helix domain-containing protein gives MNEVLYTTDDLSKMFRVGKSTIKRWTDEGKLQCFKTPGGHRKFKPSNVHEFINQYHYEIVTPLLPFARTSETITVDAVTISGEPQVEECFINAIKGVRHPIEQAFSTLFAQRKTLPVIFDTLLTPILRMIHAKHQQQQITSVEFQIAKNTLTHALIHFTDQIPKSEKKDLELYCLSVNEGMNEVELKAVELLLDNMGMTVYNLGTVLTKYAANDIVNQCRPEDVFVVLSLDHSSDEIIHQFDSLVAGVKSYGGSVYTSNFFDEQQSSKIVPTDSMQMHSFTEIVERLFTVEQSTAAVSI, from the coding sequence ATGAACGAAGTACTGTACACCACAGACGATCTATCGAAAATGTTTCGTGTCGGTAAATCCACAATTAAACGGTGGACGGATGAAGGAAAGTTGCAATGTTTTAAAACACCTGGTGGGCATCGGAAATTTAAACCATCCAATGTTCATGAATTCATCAACCAATATCATTATGAGATTGTAACGCCGCTTCTTCCTTTCGCCAGAACTTCGGAAACAATCACCGTTGATGCTGTAACAATCTCCGGCGAACCGCAGGTGGAAGAATGTTTTATCAACGCGATTAAAGGAGTTCGTCATCCCATCGAACAAGCGTTTTCAACCTTGTTTGCGCAGAGAAAAACCCTTCCGGTTATTTTTGACACACTGCTGACTCCAATCCTCCGCATGATCCACGCAAAACATCAGCAGCAGCAGATTACTTCTGTGGAATTTCAAATAGCAAAGAACACCCTCACTCACGCACTTATCCATTTTACCGATCAAATCCCAAAATCAGAGAAGAAAGATCTGGAATTATATTGTCTCTCTGTGAATGAAGGGATGAATGAAGTGGAGTTGAAAGCGGTGGAATTACTGCTCGACAATATGGGAATGACCGTGTATAACCTTGGTACGGTGCTGACAAAATATGCGGCAAATGATATAGTTAACCAATGCAGACCGGAAGATGTATTCGTTGTTCTCTCACTCGATCATTCCTCCGATGAAATTATTCATCAGTTCGATTCTCTCGTCGCCGGAGTAAAATCCTACGGCGGAAGTGTGTATACATCAAACTTTTTTGATGAGCAACAATCGAGCAAGATTGTTCCAACAGATTCCATGCAGATGCATTCGTTCACGGAAATTGTTGAACGGTTATTTACCGTTGAACAATCGACCGCTGCAGTATCTATCTAA
- the msrA gene encoding peptide-methionine (S)-S-oxide reductase MsrA — protein sequence MEHNTEVATLGAGCFWCVEAIYQRLDGVEKVESGYSGGSVKDPSYEEVCTGRTGHAEVIQVTFDPLKISFKEVLSVFFRTHDPTTLNKQGADVGTQYRSAIFYHSDEQRKTAEEVKKETDAAKIWDDPTVTEISPFFGFYKAEEYHQNYYNQNSYQPYCMMVINPKLSKFKKEFGSKLKK from the coding sequence ATGGAACACAATACGGAGGTAGCAACACTTGGCGCCGGTTGTTTTTGGTGTGTGGAAGCAATCTATCAAAGACTGGATGGTGTGGAAAAGGTGGAATCGGGCTATTCGGGCGGTTCCGTGAAGGACCCTTCATACGAAGAGGTCTGCACCGGCAGAACAGGACATGCGGAGGTCATTCAAGTGACTTTCGATCCGTTGAAGATCTCGTTTAAAGAAGTGTTATCAGTATTCTTCCGGACACACGATCCTACAACATTGAACAAACAGGGAGCAGATGTTGGAACACAGTACCGTTCAGCAATTTTCTATCATAGTGATGAACAACGAAAGACGGCAGAAGAGGTGAAGAAAGAAACAGATGCTGCAAAAATCTGGGACGATCCGACGGTGACAGAAATCTCGCCATTTTTCGGGTTCTATAAAGCGGAAGAGTATCATCAGAACTATTACAATCAAAATTCTTATCAACCATATTGTATGATGGTAATAAATCCAAAATTGAGTAAATTCAAGAAGGAGTTTGGCAGCAAACTGAAAAAATAA
- a CDS encoding OsmC family protein has translation MVPISIVYQGQLRCTAKHDNSGTHFITDAPKDNFGKGESFSPTDLVATALGSCMITTMGIFAQKEQMNVNLDKTTLAIEKHMSVNTPRRIAKLVVVFGFPAGIPVQYRARLKEIGDHCPVAKSLHPDIQLQITYGYPD, from the coding sequence ATGGTCCCAATTTCCATCGTCTATCAAGGTCAATTACGCTGCACTGCCAAACACGACAACAGCGGAACACACTTCATTACGGATGCACCGAAGGATAATTTCGGGAAAGGAGAGAGTTTTTCCCCTACCGATTTGGTTGCCACTGCTCTCGGCAGCTGCATGATCACTACAATGGGAATTTTTGCACAGAAAGAGCAAATGAATGTGAATCTTGACAAAACAACGCTTGCAATTGAAAAGCATATGAGTGTAAACACCCCCCGCCGCATTGCGAAATTGGTCGTAGTGTTTGGATTCCCCGCCGGTATACCTGTCCAATATAGAGCGCGATTAAAAGAGATTGGTGATCATTGTCCTGTGGCTAAAAGTCTGCATCCGGATATTCAATTACAGATAACATATGGTTATCCGGACTGA
- a CDS encoding M20/M25/M40 family metallo-hydrolase, protein MKYTTRIALIIFFFQFTVAQEKVDSAMMANIRAEGWDRSQVKDILWYISDVYGPRLAGSPQYAAAANWAVGKMKDIGLQNAHLEQWGPFGKSWELKKYSATMIGRQVQPLISYPKAWSPGLKGRIEAEVVFLDVDSLNQLNAYKGKLKGKFILLSKPGMVNAYWKPLAAREEDSSLLEMANADAPRARGRRNFQPSDAARKASLLTYEKWQMVMKENVAAVLTASYSTRNQGGSVGVQQAYVPNHPDTVFGSPFRVSAQSSKAPNIPPQIEVGAEHYNRLVRLAQKGEKVKLAIELEVAMSSKDEDSYNIVGEIPGDDLKDEVVIIGAHFDSWHGGTGATDNGTGSAVCLEAMRILKAIDAKPRRTIRIGLWGAEEQGLLGSAAYVKQHFGTRDSVKPDAEKVAAYFNNDNGSGKVRGVFMQGNESVRPIFRSWLAPFKDMGVSTLTLQNTGGTDHLSFDAVGIPGFQFIQDPIEYDTRTHHTTMDLFDRAQEDDLKQAAILMAAFAYDAAMHNEKLPHKNK, encoded by the coding sequence ATGAAATACACAACACGTATTGCTTTGATAATTTTTTTCTTCCAATTCACCGTTGCGCAGGAAAAAGTTGACAGTGCTATGATGGCAAATATCCGCGCTGAAGGGTGGGATCGGTCTCAAGTAAAAGATATTCTGTGGTATATTTCGGACGTGTATGGTCCTCGCCTCGCCGGTTCTCCGCAATATGCAGCAGCCGCTAATTGGGCTGTAGGAAAAATGAAGGATATCGGACTCCAAAACGCTCATCTTGAACAATGGGGACCGTTTGGCAAAAGCTGGGAATTAAAAAAATACTCTGCCACCATGATTGGAAGACAGGTTCAACCGTTGATATCGTATCCGAAAGCATGGTCGCCAGGATTAAAGGGACGCATTGAAGCCGAAGTTGTTTTTCTAGATGTTGATTCATTGAATCAACTCAACGCTTATAAGGGAAAATTAAAAGGAAAGTTCATTCTCCTTTCAAAACCAGGCATGGTAAACGCATACTGGAAGCCACTTGCTGCACGAGAAGAGGATTCTTCGCTGCTAGAAATGGCAAATGCTGATGCACCGCGCGCAAGGGGAAGAAGAAATTTCCAACCGTCTGACGCAGCACGAAAAGCTTCTTTGCTGACGTATGAAAAATGGCAAATGGTAATGAAAGAAAATGTTGCCGCTGTCCTTACAGCTTCCTATTCCACACGCAATCAAGGAGGAAGTGTAGGAGTGCAACAAGCATATGTGCCGAATCATCCCGACACCGTATTCGGTTCTCCGTTCAGGGTTTCGGCACAAAGCAGTAAAGCGCCGAACATTCCTCCGCAAATTGAAGTGGGTGCAGAACATTATAACCGTCTGGTTCGTCTTGCTCAAAAAGGTGAAAAGGTGAAGCTCGCCATTGAATTGGAAGTGGCAATGTCATCAAAAGATGAAGATTCGTACAATATCGTCGGCGAAATTCCCGGAGACGATCTGAAAGATGAAGTAGTGATAATTGGAGCGCATTTTGATTCGTGGCACGGTGGAACAGGGGCAACGGATAACGGAACGGGATCAGCCGTCTGTTTGGAGGCGATGAGAATATTAAAAGCCATCGACGCAAAACCGCGACGAACAATCCGGATAGGATTATGGGGTGCAGAAGAACAGGGACTGCTCGGCTCGGCAGCATATGTAAAACAGCATTTCGGAACTCGAGATTCAGTAAAACCGGATGCAGAAAAAGTTGCTGCCTATTTCAACAATGACAATGGTAGTGGAAAAGTACGTGGCGTCTTTATGCAGGGGAATGAATCGGTCCGACCAATCTTCCGGTCGTGGCTCGCACCGTTCAAAGATATGGGTGTGTCGACGCTGACGTTGCAAAACACCGGCGGGACAGATCATCTTTCGTTTGATGCAGTCGGTATTCCGGGATTTCAATTTATTCAGGATCCAATTGAATATGATACCCGAACGCACCATACCACAATGGATCTGTTCGATCGCGCACAAGAAGACGATCTGAAACAGGCGGCAATTTTAATGGCAGCGTTTGCGTATGATGCGGCAATGCACAATGAAAAACTTCCGCACAAAAATAAGTAA
- a CDS encoding GNAT family N-acetyltransferase translates to MVTLISATTPEQIETIRLLFVEYQQWLNFSLCFQGFDQELATLPGKYSLPNGRLYLAEYDGAIAGCIALRPIEDGICEMKRLFVREEFRGKGLGKILTEKILAEAKVLGYHTMRLDTLQRMETAQSLYKKLGFIVIPAYYNNPMDEVVYMEKKLSL, encoded by the coding sequence ATGGTTACTCTTATTTCCGCAACAACTCCTGAACAGATAGAAACGATTCGCTTGTTATTTGTTGAATATCAGCAGTGGCTTAATTTTTCTCTCTGCTTCCAAGGATTCGATCAGGAACTCGCAACACTTCCCGGAAAATATTCTCTGCCGAACGGACGATTATATCTAGCGGAATATGATGGAGCCATTGCAGGTTGCATCGCATTGCGACCGATAGAAGATGGAATCTGTGAAATGAAACGCTTATTTGTACGGGAAGAATTTAGGGGAAAAGGGCTCGGGAAAATTCTTACAGAAAAAATTCTTGCCGAAGCCAAAGTGTTGGGTTACCACACCATGAGATTGGATACGCTGCAAAGGATGGAAACGGCACAGTCTCTTTATAAAAAACTTGGCTTTATTGTTATTCCGGCGTACTACAATAATCCGATGGATGAAGTAGTGTATATGGAGAAAAAGCTTTCTCTATAA
- a CDS encoding APC family permease has protein sequence MFNQQFIATLLLNFLVIGTFAYLLTKKDLLSYFSGGKWWLTWLSIGIITLMDELTSIFYAPSEAFRVIGLNAIAFLILTSILIRFLSLRMIEIAEILEVNGIRGGGVYSFSYLVLGPTVSFIAVSSIIVDYVLTACLSTVSAIENGMAFFPVSDSAKFILEVGVVWLIAGLNILGIKENAKFTFGIFIVAAVILMNLLFAGMFHADIASVKTIGTSFTDVIGSLASGNWFNGYFFVVVGISSCILAYSGIESVVQTASLVKSWKEIRKAYTFLAWTVGLFTPILAAIVLSSKINISHHETDLITQFAKHVAGIPFGYIVGILASVLLMMAVNTAYVASSELMERVAHHYGFHWIIKTNKRQSLYRIHIGNAIFYSFIIYLTGGNQMMLAEMYAIGLLASFTINMGSLLLYRYKIGTKESLEYNTSRTGTLVIFLIMLSCFLFLGYHKPYGTIMWSSVTAIFLFVGLKYAEKWAPEKKEVQQTDSPLQMVFHLGETDAEEVHVYFRRPKEHGHRIVNQESVYISLYHPRQRIPEKIATNHFRFAYQGKTLFQAITEILYALEYELPHKKIIVHLGWPTSSWLDRLSTGVMIFSLTHLPKHFPKLRFVLEYIPKEETDTKTP, from the coding sequence ATGTTCAATCAGCAATTCATCGCAACATTACTGCTCAATTTTTTGGTCATCGGTACATTCGCTTATTTACTGACCAAAAAAGATCTGCTCTCGTATTTTTCGGGAGGTAAATGGTGGCTTACATGGCTTTCCATCGGCATTATTACATTGATGGATGAGCTAACTTCGATTTTTTATGCTCCGAGCGAAGCTTTTCGTGTGATCGGTCTGAATGCCATTGCATTCCTCATTCTTACGTCAATTCTCATTCGTTTTCTTTCACTCCGCATGATCGAAATTGCAGAAATCTTGGAGGTGAATGGCATTCGCGGTGGAGGTGTCTATTCTTTTTCTTATCTCGTACTTGGTCCGACCGTATCATTTATTGCCGTCTCTTCCATTATTGTTGATTACGTTCTCACAGCATGTCTCTCCACGGTGAGCGCCATCGAAAACGGCATGGCATTTTTTCCTGTCTCCGACTCAGCAAAATTCATTCTTGAAGTCGGGGTTGTGTGGCTAATTGCAGGATTGAATATTCTTGGAATAAAAGAGAATGCAAAATTCACATTCGGAATTTTTATTGTTGCGGCAGTGATTCTGATGAATCTGCTTTTTGCAGGAATGTTTCACGCTGATATAGCTTCGGTAAAAACGATTGGAACGAGTTTTACCGATGTTATCGGTTCACTTGCAAGCGGAAATTGGTTTAACGGTTATTTCTTTGTGGTCGTCGGGATTTCAAGTTGTATCCTTGCGTATTCCGGAATCGAATCCGTGGTGCAGACCGCAAGTTTGGTAAAATCATGGAAAGAGATTAGAAAAGCGTACACGTTTCTTGCATGGACTGTCGGATTATTTACACCGATTCTTGCAGCGATTGTGTTATCATCAAAGATCAATATTTCGCACCATGAAACCGATCTTATCACTCAATTTGCGAAACATGTTGCCGGTATTCCGTTTGGATATATCGTTGGAATTCTTGCCAGCGTTTTATTAATGATGGCGGTGAACACCGCGTATGTAGCTTCCAGCGAATTGATGGAGCGCGTTGCGCATCATTATGGATTTCATTGGATCATCAAAACAAATAAACGTCAATCGCTGTACAGAATTCATATAGGAAATGCGATTTTTTATTCGTTCATCATTTATTTGACCGGTGGAAATCAAATGATGCTTGCTGAGATGTATGCGATTGGTCTGCTGGCAAGCTTTACGATCAATATGGGAAGTTTACTGCTGTATCGGTATAAGATCGGAACAAAGGAATCGCTTGAGTATAATACTTCGCGCACCGGAACGCTGGTTATTTTTCTCATTATGCTCAGTTGTTTTCTCTTCTTGGGATATCACAAACCATACGGCACAATTATGTGGTCGTCCGTTACGGCAATTTTTCTTTTTGTCGGATTGAAGTACGCTGAAAAATGGGCGCCGGAGAAAAAAGAAGTTCAGCAGACCGATTCACCGCTGCAAATGGTATTTCATCTTGGAGAAACTGATGCCGAAGAAGTCCATGTATATTTCCGACGTCCTAAAGAACATGGACATAGAATAGTGAATCAGGAGTCGGTGTATATCAGCCTCTACCATCCTCGTCAAAGAATTCCTGAAAAGATTGCGACGAACCATTTTAGATTTGCGTATCAAGGAAAAACATTGTTCCAGGCAATCACGGAGATATTGTACGCACTTGAATATGAACTGCCGCATAAGAAAATCATCGTTCATCTTGGGTGGCCGACATCGTCGTGGTTAGATCGTCTTTCAACAGGTGTAATGATTTTTAGTCTTACTCATTTGCCGAAACATTTTCCAAAATTACGTTTTGTCTTGGAATATATTCCAAAAGAAGAAACAGATACTAAGACACCTTAG
- the kdpA gene encoding potassium-transporting ATPase subunit KdpA yields MITLSEIVQLVFYAVLLLLLTPPLGRLMAKIFEGEKTFLSPVFGWLERLTYKLSGINPKEEMSWKTYMWAMLAFNALGFAVVFLLQFFQSHLPLNPQQLPDVSWHLAFNTAVSFMTNTNWQSYAGEVTLSYFVQMIGLTVQNFVSAATGIAIMLALVRGIVRKTTTDIGNFWTDLVRSTVYVLLPLSILFTIVLVSEGTVQTFSGYQTVTTLEGAQQTIPLGPAASQIAIKQLGSNGGGFFNMNSAYPHENPTPLTNFLEMLSLLLLASGLVYTFGVMAKAKRHAWVVWGVMFFMFASGLTVSLWSEYTTNPVTGVAGGMEGKETRFGVANSILWSVATTDASNGSVNAMHDSMSPLAGAVAMINIKLGEIIFGGVGAGMYGMMIFILLTVFIAGLMVGRTPEYLGKKIESFEVRMAAIAMLLPSVGILIFTAIACISEAGLAGLNNQGPHGFSEILYAFASTAGNNGSAFAGLTASTPFYDTLLGINMLIGRFGVIIPMLAIAGSLAKKKITPYSSGTFPTDTVLFGLLLLGTILIVGALTFFPTQVLGPIVEHFLMLNGQTF; encoded by the coding sequence ATGATTACTTTATCGGAAATTGTTCAACTCGTATTCTACGCAGTGTTGTTGCTGCTGCTTACGCCGCCATTGGGAAGACTGATGGCAAAGATTTTTGAAGGAGAGAAAACATTTCTCTCTCCCGTCTTTGGCTGGTTAGAACGGCTGACGTATAAACTTTCAGGCATCAATCCGAAAGAAGAGATGAGCTGGAAAACATACATGTGGGCAATGCTCGCATTCAACGCGCTGGGTTTTGCGGTCGTATTTTTGCTGCAATTTTTCCAATCCCATCTGCCTCTCAATCCGCAGCAACTGCCGGATGTATCGTGGCATCTTGCATTCAACACCGCCGTCAGTTTTATGACGAACACGAACTGGCAATCGTATGCCGGTGAGGTGACGTTGAGTTATTTCGTTCAAATGATCGGGCTTACCGTTCAAAATTTTGTGAGTGCGGCAACAGGAATTGCTATCATGCTTGCACTTGTACGTGGTATCGTACGCAAAACGACAACCGATATTGGAAATTTCTGGACTGATCTTGTACGTTCAACTGTGTATGTTCTGCTTCCGCTCTCTATTCTTTTCACAATCGTGCTTGTAAGCGAAGGAACAGTACAAACATTTTCCGGTTATCAAACTGTTACGACTCTTGAAGGTGCACAGCAAACAATTCCGCTTGGTCCGGCTGCTTCACAGATCGCGATCAAACAGCTTGGCTCAAACGGCGGTGGATTTTTTAATATGAACAGTGCGTACCCGCACGAAAATCCGACTCCATTAACAAATTTTTTAGAAATGCTTTCACTTCTTCTCCTTGCATCAGGATTAGTCTACACGTTCGGTGTTATGGCAAAAGCAAAACGTCACGCGTGGGTAGTGTGGGGTGTAATGTTCTTTATGTTTGCAAGCGGACTTACAGTTTCGTTGTGGTCGGAATATACGACAAACCCTGTCACAGGTGTTGCAGGAGGAATGGAAGGAAAAGAAACACGCTTTGGTGTTGCGAACAGCATTCTCTGGTCTGTTGCAACAACGGACGCATCCAACGGCTCGGTGAACGCAATGCATGACAGCATGTCTCCTCTTGCCGGTGCGGTTGCAATGATCAATATAAAACTTGGCGAAATTATTTTTGGGGGCGTTGGCGCGGGAATGTACGGAATGATGATTTTTATTTTACTCACGGTCTTCATCGCCGGATTAATGGTCGGGCGTACGCCGGAATATCTCGGAAAGAAGATTGAATCATTTGAAGTGCGAATGGCAGCAATTGCAATGCTTCTGCCGAGTGTGGGAATTCTCATCTTCACGGCAATAGCTTGTATTTCAGAAGCGGGGTTAGCCGGATTGAACAATCAAGGTCCACACGGTTTCTCAGAAATTTTGTACGCATTTGCATCCACCGCCGGTAACAACGGAAGTGCGTTTGCCGGACTTACCGCAAGCACACCATTTTACGATACGCTGCTTGGAATTAATATGCTGATCGGAAGATTCGGTGTCATCATCCCGATGCTCGCGATTGCCGGATCTCTTGCGAAGAAAAAAATTACGCCGTACTCATCGGGTACATTTCCGACCGATACAGTTCTTTTTGGTCTCTTGCTTCTCGGTACTATTCTGATCGTCGGTGCTCTCACATTTTTTCCGACGCAAGTGTTGGGACCGATTGTGGAACATTTTTTGATGTTGAACGGACAAACGTTTTAA
- the kdpB gene encoding potassium-transporting ATPase subunit KdpB yields MNSKTVSSTLSFLSGEIVLQALKDAFKKFHPKLLVKNPVMFVVAVGSLITTFIVFQEPSSFNIQITLWLWFTVLFANFAEAIAEGRGKAQAEALKKNRSQLIARLKTGSGEKSISATELKKGDNVICETGDVIPADGVIIEGIASVDESAITGESAPVIRESGDDRSSVTGGTKVLSDRIVIRVSSEPGSSFLDRIISLVEGSKRQKTPNEIALTILLSALTIIFLLVVATLPAFVQYSEKASGQAGGALTTLPVLIALLVCLIPTTIGGLLSAIGISGMDRLIRKNVIATSGRAAEAAGDVDVLLLDKTGTITLGNRMATEFISAPGILEVRLADAAQLSSLADETPEGRSVVVLAKEKYQLRGRDVSEIAGHFIPFSAQTRMSGVDFPKDGKKIERSIRKGSADAIKKFVTEQGGVFPKEVQTVVDDIARRGSTPLVVAENKEVLGVIQLKDVVKGGIKERFAQLRQMGIKTVMITGDNPLTAAAIAAEAGVDDFIAEARPEDKLKRIRDEQANGKLVGMIGDGTNDAPALAQADVGIAMNSGTQAAREAGNMVDLDSNPTKLIEVVETGKQLLMTRGALTTFSIANDVAKYFAIIPAMVGTLYATSSFSAGPLSALNIMKLASPQSAILSAVIFNALIIVALIPLALRGVKYRAVGANSVLQRNLLIYGIGGIIIPFIGIKLIDIIIVALRLI; encoded by the coding sequence ATGAACTCGAAAACAGTATCATCTACACTTTCATTTCTATCGGGTGAAATCGTACTTCAGGCGCTGAAAGACGCTTTCAAAAAATTTCATCCAAAATTATTAGTGAAAAACCCCGTGATGTTCGTTGTTGCAGTCGGTTCTCTTATAACAACATTCATCGTATTTCAGGAACCCTCCTCATTCAATATCCAGATAACACTCTGGCTCTGGTTTACGGTACTCTTTGCGAACTTTGCGGAAGCGATTGCCGAAGGACGCGGCAAAGCGCAAGCGGAAGCGTTAAAGAAAAACCGTTCGCAGCTTATCGCGAGATTGAAGACCGGGAGCGGTGAAAAATCGATTTCAGCGACTGAGTTAAAAAAAGGAGACAATGTCATTTGCGAAACAGGCGATGTGATTCCCGCAGACGGAGTTATTATCGAAGGAATTGCGAGCGTTGACGAATCTGCAATCACAGGAGAATCTGCGCCGGTCATCCGCGAAAGCGGCGACGACCGCAGTTCCGTAACAGGCGGAACAAAAGTGTTGAGCGACAGAATCGTCATACGAGTTTCATCAGAACCGGGAAGTTCGTTCCTCGACAGAATTATTTCTCTTGTCGAAGGATCGAAACGACAAAAGACTCCGAACGAAATTGCGCTGACAATTCTCCTTTCAGCACTGACGATTATTTTTCTGCTTGTGGTTGCAACACTACCTGCATTCGTACAATATAGTGAAAAGGCGTCTGGACAAGCAGGCGGCGCCTTAACAACATTACCGGTACTTATTGCATTGCTGGTCTGTTTGATCCCGACAACCATTGGAGGATTGCTGAGTGCAATTGGCATCAGCGGAATGGATCGTCTTATCCGTAAAAATGTTATCGCAACAAGCGGACGAGCGGCGGAAGCGGCGGGTGACGTTGATGTTCTTCTTCTTGATAAAACCGGAACCATCACGCTCGGCAACCGTATGGCGACGGAATTCATTTCGGCTCCAGGCATTCTGGAAGTACGTCTCGCCGATGCGGCGCAGCTTTCTTCTCTTGCGGATGAAACACCGGAAGGACGTTCCGTAGTTGTACTCGCAAAAGAAAAATATCAGTTGCGCGGAAGAGACGTATCAGAAATTGCAGGGCATTTTATTCCATTCTCGGCGCAGACTCGAATGAGCGGTGTCGATTTTCCAAAGGACGGAAAAAAGATCGAACGTTCTATCCGTAAAGGCTCTGCCGACGCAATCAAAAAATTTGTTACTGAGCAAGGCGGAGTGTTTCCAAAAGAAGTTCAAACGGTTGTTGATGATATTGCCCGAAGAGGGTCGACGCCGCTTGTAGTTGCCGAAAATAAGGAAGTGCTTGGTGTCATTCAACTTAAGGATGTTGTGAAAGGCGGGATTAAGGAACGATTTGCGCAACTGCGGCAGATGGGAATTAAGACCGTCATGATCACTGGCGATAACCCGTTAACCGCAGCAGCAATTGCTGCGGAAGCCGGAGTTGATGATTTTATCGCCGAAGCACGTCCGGAAGATAAACTGAAACGCATTCGCGATGAACAAGCAAACGGAAAACTTGTCGGAATGATCGGCGACGGCACAAACGATGCACCCGCGCTTGCGCAGGCAGATGTCGGCATTGCAATGAACAGTGGAACACAAGCCGCGCGTGAAGCGGGCAACATGGTTGATCTCGATTCAAATCCGACAAAACTGATCGAGGTTGTTGAAACAGGAAAACAATTGCTGATGACACGCGGCGCGCTGACAACATTCAGCATTGCGAACGATGTAGCGAAATATTTCGCCATTATTCCAGCAATGGTCGGAACCTTGTATGCGACTTCCTCTTTTTCCGCAGGACCCCTTTCTGCATTGAACATTATGAAACTTGCTTCACCGCAAAGTGCAATACTCAGCGCCGTGATATTCAACGCGCTAATTATTGTTGCATTAATACCGCTTGCGCTGCGCGGAGTTAAATATCGCGCCGTCGGCGCAAATTCGGTTCTCCAAAGGAATTTACTCATCTACGGAATCGGCGGCATCATTATTCCATTTATCGGTATAAAACTGATTGACATCATTATTGTAGCCTTGAGGTTAATATGA
- the kdpC gene encoding potassium-transporting ATPase subunit KdpC: MKTYILPALRMVLVMTVFTGIIYPVAMTLLSLAVFPYQAKGSMIEKNGTIIGSELIGQGFMSDKYFNSRPSAIDYNPAPSCGTNWGPTDKRMADSVKARTAQVKLQNNLSAAMIVPKEMLFASASGVDPHISPEAAQLQIERIAKVRGFNSEQTSSLQKLVKDFTEGPQMKLFGDSRVNVLKLNLAVDELQTK, translated from the coding sequence ATGAAAACGTACATTCTCCCAGCATTACGCATGGTACTTGTTATGACTGTGTTCACCGGAATTATTTATCCGGTCGCAATGACGCTGCTTTCGCTTGCGGTGTTTCCGTATCAAGCAAAAGGAAGTATGATTGAAAAGAACGGAACGATTATTGGCTCCGAGCTTATCGGACAAGGCTTCATGAGCGATAAATATTTTAATTCCCGTCCATCAGCAATTGATTACAATCCGGCACCATCCTGTGGAACCAACTGGGGTCCGACAGATAAAAGAATGGCGGATTCGGTAAAAGCACGCACTGCTCAAGTCAAATTACAAAATAATCTTTCTGCAGCGATGATCGTTCCCAAAGAAATGCTTTTTGCTTCAGCCAGCGGAGTTGACCCGCATATTTCTCCGGAAGCAGCACAATTGCAGATTGAGCGCATTGCAAAAGTGCGCGGATTCAATTCGGAACAAACATCTTCGTTACAAAAATTAGTAAAAGATTTTACGGAAGGTCCTCAGATGAAATTGTTCGGTGATTCACGCGTGAACGTGTTGAAATTGAATCTTGCGGTTGATGAATTGCAGACTAAATAA